From one Streptomyces sp. CA-210063 genomic stretch:
- a CDS encoding DM13 domain-containing protein, whose protein sequence is MGRVRKVLGRPLAIGVLVMAVVGAGLGLYWFQPWKLWQDETVREALPGATGTSAPPTTVPSPSASPASGPRTLASGQLISHEHATSGTVRLVRLADGSHVVRLENLDTSNGPDLRVWLSDAPVKEGTAGWRVFDDGEYVSLGRLKGNKGSQNYTVPADVDLSRYTSVSIWCDRFDVSFGAARLART, encoded by the coding sequence ATGGGACGCGTGCGGAAGGTGCTGGGCAGGCCGTTGGCCATCGGCGTACTGGTGATGGCGGTCGTCGGCGCCGGTCTCGGGCTGTACTGGTTCCAGCCGTGGAAGCTGTGGCAGGACGAGACGGTCCGGGAGGCGCTGCCCGGGGCCACGGGGACGTCCGCTCCTCCCACGACGGTGCCGTCCCCGTCGGCGTCCCCGGCATCCGGGCCGCGGACGCTGGCGAGCGGGCAGTTGATCAGCCATGAGCACGCCACCTCGGGCACGGTGAGGCTCGTACGGCTCGCCGACGGCTCCCACGTCGTACGGCTGGAGAACCTCGACACCAGCAACGGCCCGGACCTGCGCGTGTGGCTGAGCGACGCGCCGGTGAAGGAGGGCACGGCCGGCTGGCGCGTCTTCGACGACGGCGAGTACGTCAGCCTCGGCAGGCTCAAGGGCAACAAGGGAAGCCAGAACTACACCGTGCCCGCCGACGTCGACCTTTCCCGCTACACCAGCGTCAGCATCTGGTGCGACCGCTTCGACGTGTCCTTCGGCGCCGCCCGGCTCGCCCGCACCTGA
- a CDS encoding PstS family phosphate ABC transporter substrate-binding protein translates to MNIPPTARRGKAPLALTAALLLAVSACGGDSDASSNSGSGSEDLSGSVRVDGSSTVAPLTTAAAEIFAEEQPRVRVTVGTSGTGGGFEKFCNGETDISDASRPIDDEEKKACDSKGVEYREFVVANDALTVVVPKSNDWVECLTTRQLKQIWDEGSQVDNWNEIDPKFPDEPLKLFGPGTDSGTFDYFTDEINGEEGRSRTDYSPSEDDNVIVQGVAGSPGGLGYFGFTYYEENTDKLKALKIDSGGGCVAPSVKAAQDGTYTPLARPLYLYPSVEAAGRPEVMGFLEFYVDNHKSIAEDAQFIPLNSEQESRLKTALDDLKAAAG, encoded by the coding sequence GTGAACATTCCCCCTACGGCGCGCCGGGGCAAGGCCCCTCTGGCACTGACGGCGGCGCTGCTGCTGGCCGTGAGCGCGTGCGGCGGCGATTCCGACGCGAGTTCGAACAGCGGCAGCGGCAGCGAGGACCTGTCCGGCTCGGTCCGGGTGGACGGCTCCAGCACGGTGGCCCCCTTGACCACGGCGGCGGCGGAGATCTTCGCCGAGGAACAGCCCAGGGTCCGGGTCACCGTGGGTACGTCGGGCACCGGCGGTGGCTTCGAGAAGTTCTGCAACGGCGAGACCGACATCTCCGACGCCTCCCGGCCCATCGACGACGAGGAGAAGAAGGCCTGCGACAGCAAGGGCGTCGAGTACAGAGAGTTCGTGGTCGCCAACGACGCGCTGACCGTCGTCGTCCCCAAGTCGAACGACTGGGTGGAGTGTCTGACCACCCGGCAGCTGAAGCAGATCTGGGACGAGGGTTCCCAGGTCGACAACTGGAACGAGATCGACCCGAAGTTCCCCGACGAGCCGCTGAAGCTCTTCGGACCCGGCACGGACTCGGGCACCTTCGACTACTTCACCGACGAGATCAACGGTGAGGAGGGCAGGTCCCGCACCGACTACAGCCCCAGCGAGGACGACAACGTGATCGTCCAGGGCGTCGCCGGGTCCCCGGGCGGCCTCGGCTACTTCGGCTTCACGTACTACGAGGAGAACACCGACAAGCTGAAGGCGCTGAAGATCGACAGCGGCGGGGGCTGTGTCGCGCCGAGCGTCAAGGCCGCGCAGGATGGGACGTACACGCCGTTGGCCCGTCCGCTGTACCTCTACCCGTCGGTCGAGGCGGCCGGGCGGCCCGAGGTGATGGGCTTCCTCGAGTTCTACGTCGACAACCACAAGAGCATCGCCGAGGACGCCCAGTTCATTCCCCTCAACTCCGAGCAGGAGAGCAGGCTCAAGACCGCCCTCGACGACCTGAAGGCCGCAGCGGGATGA